One window from the genome of Pseudonocardia hierapolitana encodes:
- a CDS encoding SPFH domain-containing protein, whose amino-acid sequence MTMDLALMVVGLLVALIAVITVIKAVRIVPQARARNVERLGRYQRTLQPGLNFVIPYIDRVYPMIDLREQVVSFRPQPVITEDNLVVEIDTVLYFQVTDPRAAAYEIASYLQAVEQLTVTTLRNVVGSMDLEVTLTSRDRINSLLRGVLDEATGKWGLRVNRVEIKAIDPPKTIKDAMEKQMRAERDKRAAILSAEGQRQSQILTAQGDKQGAILRAEGDRAAAILKAEGQSRAIDEVFQAVHRNDPDPKLLAYQYLQVLPQLAQGEGNTFWVIPSEVTSALQGVSRAFTENVPRSPATRDGTASDELAAIAAEDAAQAEEAAAEAVADAAVPDGRPHTNGGPPRPAPTSD is encoded by the coding sequence ATGACCATGGACCTGGCCCTGATGGTCGTCGGGCTGCTCGTCGCGCTGATCGCCGTCATCACCGTGATCAAGGCCGTGCGGATCGTGCCGCAGGCGCGGGCGCGCAACGTCGAGCGGCTCGGCCGCTACCAGCGCACGCTGCAACCCGGCCTCAACTTCGTGATCCCCTACATCGACCGCGTCTACCCCATGATCGACCTGCGGGAGCAGGTCGTGTCCTTCCGCCCGCAGCCGGTGATCACCGAGGACAACCTGGTCGTCGAGATCGACACCGTCCTCTACTTCCAGGTCACCGACCCGCGCGCCGCGGCGTACGAGATCGCCAGCTACCTGCAGGCGGTCGAGCAGCTCACGGTCACCACGCTGCGCAACGTGGTCGGCTCGATGGACCTGGAGGTCACGCTCACGTCGCGGGACCGGATCAACAGCCTGCTGCGCGGTGTGCTGGACGAGGCCACGGGCAAGTGGGGCCTGCGCGTCAACCGCGTGGAGATCAAGGCCATCGACCCGCCGAAGACCATCAAGGACGCGATGGAGAAGCAGATGCGCGCCGAGCGGGACAAGCGCGCCGCCATCCTGTCCGCCGAGGGCCAGCGGCAGTCGCAGATCCTCACCGCGCAGGGCGACAAGCAGGGCGCGATCCTGCGCGCCGAAGGGGACCGGGCCGCCGCGATCCTCAAGGCCGAGGGGCAGTCAAGGGCGATCGACGAGGTGTTCCAGGCGGTGCACCGCAACGACCCCGACCCGAAGCTGCTCGCCTACCAGTACCTGCAGGTGCTGCCGCAGCTCGCGCAGGGCGAGGGCAACACGTTCTGGGTGATCCCCAGCGAGGTCACCTCCGCGCTGCAGGGCGTCTCGCGGGCTTTCACCGAGAACGTCCCGCGCTCGCCCGCCACCCGCGACGGTACGGCGTCCGACGAGCTGGCGGCGATCGCCGCCGAGGACGCCGCGCAGGCCGAGGAGGCAGCCGCCGAGGCGGTCGCCGACGCGGCCGTGCCCGACGGCAGGCCGCACACCAACGGCGGGCCTCCCCGGCCGGCGCCGACCAGCGACTAG
- a CDS encoding sensor histidine kinase produces the protein MRRRLLVVLSAFALAAVAGFAVPLLQSTAAGRTQEFVLTRAGDLDRFAALAQQATGPAGAGTLAQEVQAHQSVYGEGVAVVDRSGRAIVEAGLRADDPAVVAAVDAALRNQPAARPVGLRPWSTGPILLARPIGTGTQVGGAVVLRAEPAAAAADIATAWTAVLLGALLAALACAALALLLARWVLRPIRELAAGVGEVAAGHPGAHVSPHAGPTELRELAAAFNRMSDAVATSAEEQRRLVADTSHQLRNPLAALRLRVDTLDPHVAAAGRATYRSTAVELDRLEALLDGLLDLASAESRATALAAGAGPGDRAELTAVVAERLDAWRPAALEAGVGLRVASSTPASVEAACTASEVEQLLDVLLDNAVKYAGRGATVEIALRAGNGRALLEVRDDGPGLPAEQLQQATRRFWRAPGSPARGSGLGLPIAERLVTARGGALRVSSPPGSGLVVTIELPA, from the coding sequence ATGCGCCGCAGACTGCTGGTCGTGCTGTCGGCGTTCGCGCTGGCCGCGGTCGCCGGGTTCGCGGTGCCGCTGCTGCAGAGCACCGCGGCCGGCCGCACCCAGGAGTTCGTGCTCACGCGGGCGGGCGACCTCGACCGGTTCGCTGCGCTCGCCCAGCAGGCCACCGGTCCGGCCGGGGCGGGCACCCTCGCCCAGGAGGTGCAGGCCCACCAGTCCGTCTACGGCGAGGGCGTCGCCGTGGTCGACCGCTCGGGCCGGGCGATCGTCGAGGCAGGGCTGCGCGCCGACGACCCCGCCGTGGTCGCGGCCGTGGACGCGGCCCTGCGCAACCAGCCTGCGGCCCGGCCGGTCGGCCTGCGGCCGTGGTCGACCGGCCCGATCCTGCTCGCCCGCCCGATCGGCACCGGCACCCAGGTGGGCGGCGCGGTCGTCCTGCGGGCCGAGCCCGCCGCCGCGGCCGCCGACATCGCCACCGCCTGGACGGCGGTGCTGCTCGGGGCGCTGCTGGCCGCGCTCGCGTGCGCGGCGCTCGCGCTGCTGCTGGCCCGGTGGGTGCTGCGCCCGATCCGGGAGCTCGCGGCGGGCGTCGGCGAGGTCGCGGCCGGGCACCCGGGTGCGCACGTGTCCCCGCACGCGGGCCCCACCGAGCTGCGCGAGCTCGCCGCGGCGTTCAACCGGATGTCCGACGCCGTCGCCACCAGCGCGGAGGAGCAGCGCAGGCTCGTGGCCGACACCTCGCACCAGCTGCGCAACCCCCTCGCCGCGCTGCGGCTGCGCGTCGACACCCTCGACCCGCACGTCGCCGCCGCGGGGCGGGCGACCTACCGGTCCACGGCGGTGGAGCTGGACCGCCTCGAAGCTCTGCTCGACGGGCTGCTCGACCTGGCCTCGGCGGAGAGCCGGGCCACCGCCCTCGCCGCCGGGGCAGGGCCGGGCGACCGCGCCGAGCTCACCGCCGTCGTCGCGGAGCGCCTCGACGCCTGGCGCCCGGCTGCACTCGAGGCCGGTGTCGGGCTGCGGGTGGCATCGTCGACGCCGGCCTCTGTGGAAGCGGCCTGCACAGCCTCCGAGGTGGAGCAGCTGCTCGACGTGCTGCTGGACAACGCGGTCAAATACGCCGGTCGCGGCGCCACCGTCGAGATCGCACTCCGCGCAGGGAACGGGCGGGCGCTGCTCGAAGTGCGCGACGACGGTCCCGGTCTGCCTGCCGAACAGCTGCAGCAGGCGACGAGGCGGTTCTGGCGCGCCCCCGGCAGTCCGGCGCGCGGCTCCGGGCTGGGCCTGCCGATCGCGGAGCGCCTGGTGACCGCCCGCGGCGGCGCTCTGCGCGTCTCGTCGCCGCCGGGCTCCGGCCTCGTCGTGACGATCGAGCTGCCGGCATGA
- a CDS encoding YihY/virulence factor BrkB family protein gives MREPRPARRVITRVLTRAWDDDVLGQSASAAFWQTLSLPPLLLGLFGLLGYAELWFGPDTVVAVQEWIIRTSGGVFSRNAMDEIIAPTVDEILTTARGEVVSIGFVLSFWSGSSAMATFVDAITRAHDQYPVRGWVWQRTLAILLYLAGLAVGIVLLPVAALGPDRLLPLLPDVVEPAARTVVNVVYYPVVVVVLVLALTTLYRIALPFKPPWHRGLPGAVLAAAVFLVGATGLRLYLDWITSTGYTYGALAAPIAFLLGMYFIALAVILGAYLNAAVQTVRPAPLRRRGRPVTGVTAEVPAQVAPPPTAGP, from the coding sequence GTGCGGGAGCCGAGGCCCGCCCGGCGTGTGATCACCCGGGTACTGACCCGGGCGTGGGACGACGACGTGCTCGGCCAGTCCGCGTCGGCCGCGTTCTGGCAGACGCTCTCGCTGCCCCCGTTGCTGCTCGGGCTGTTCGGGCTGCTCGGGTACGCGGAGCTCTGGTTCGGCCCGGACACGGTCGTCGCCGTGCAGGAGTGGATCATTCGGACCAGCGGTGGCGTGTTCAGCCGCAACGCGATGGACGAGATCATCGCCCCCACCGTGGACGAGATCCTCACGACCGCCCGGGGTGAGGTCGTCTCGATCGGGTTCGTGCTGAGCTTCTGGTCGGGCTCCTCGGCGATGGCGACGTTCGTCGACGCGATCACCCGCGCCCACGACCAGTACCCGGTGCGCGGCTGGGTCTGGCAGCGCACCCTCGCGATCCTGCTCTACCTGGCGGGCCTCGCCGTCGGCATCGTGCTGCTGCCGGTCGCGGCACTGGGCCCCGACCGCCTGTTGCCGCTGCTGCCCGACGTGGTCGAGCCGGCGGCTCGGACGGTGGTGAACGTCGTCTACTACCCGGTGGTCGTCGTGGTGCTGGTGCTGGCGCTCACCACGTTGTACCGGATCGCGCTGCCTTTCAAGCCGCCGTGGCACCGCGGCCTACCCGGGGCGGTGCTGGCCGCCGCCGTGTTCCTGGTGGGCGCCACCGGCCTGCGGCTGTACCTCGACTGGATCACGAGCACCGGCTACACGTACGGAGCGCTCGCGGCGCCGATCGCGTTCCTGCTCGGCATGTACTTCATCGCGCTCGCGGTGATCCTCGGCGCGTACCTCAACGCGGCGGTCCAGACGGTCCGGCCGGCTCCACTGCGCCGACGTGGCCGCCCGGTCACGGGTGTCACGGCCGAGGTTCCCGCCCAGGTGGCGCCCCCACCCACCGCAGGTCCCTGA
- a CDS encoding response regulator transcription factor: MRVLVVEDDDGVAGAVVDALATHGHRVDRVARAADVWPHLRGADLVLLDLGLPDGDGMDVLRRLRRVAATPVLVLTARHAERDVVRGLRLGADDYLVKPVRLRELLARVDAVVRRTRAAEAAAADVVEIEDLRVDLTARRATVAGTEVALTAKEFDILAALARRPGAAVSRQQLLDEVWGDAYLAVSRSLDVHLASLRSKLGRPGLVSTIRGFGYRLGG, translated from the coding sequence GTGCGCGTGCTGGTGGTCGAGGACGACGACGGCGTGGCCGGGGCGGTGGTGGATGCGCTCGCGACGCACGGTCACCGGGTCGATCGGGTGGCGCGGGCGGCGGACGTGTGGCCGCACCTGAGGGGCGCCGACCTCGTGCTGCTGGACCTGGGCCTGCCCGACGGCGACGGCATGGACGTGCTGCGCAGGCTCCGCCGCGTCGCGGCCACGCCGGTGCTGGTGCTGACCGCCCGGCACGCCGAGCGCGACGTCGTGCGCGGCCTGCGTCTCGGCGCCGACGACTACCTCGTGAAGCCGGTGCGGCTGCGGGAGCTGCTGGCACGCGTCGACGCCGTGGTGCGGCGCACGCGGGCCGCTGAGGCCGCTGCGGCCGACGTCGTGGAGATCGAGGACCTGCGCGTCGACCTGACCGCCCGCCGCGCCACGGTGGCGGGCACGGAGGTCGCGCTCACCGCGAAGGAGTTCGACATCCTCGCCGCACTTGCGCGCCGCCCGGGCGCGGCCGTGAGCCGCCAGCAGCTGCTCGACGAGGTGTGGGGCGACGCGTACCTGGCGGTGAGCCGCTCGCTTGACGTCCACCTGGCGTCGCTGCGGAGCAAGCTCGGCCGCCCCGGGCTCGTCTCGACGATCCGCGGCTTCGGCTACCGGCTGGGCGGCTGA
- a CDS encoding MerR family transcriptional regulator, which translates to MGVDRLDDEDYPAMTMGQAAELLDVQPAFLRSLDAAGVLTPVRSGGGHRRYSRRQLVLATRMRALFDEGLNLDAATRIVALQDELRAARARIAELEAEVGRRNGDGPDR; encoded by the coding sequence GTGGGTGTCGACCGGCTCGACGACGAGGACTACCCCGCGATGACGATGGGGCAGGCCGCTGAGCTGCTCGACGTGCAGCCTGCGTTCCTGCGCAGCCTGGACGCCGCAGGCGTCCTCACGCCCGTGCGCTCCGGAGGCGGTCACCGACGCTACTCGCGTCGGCAGCTGGTGTTGGCCACGCGGATGCGCGCCCTGTTCGACGAGGGGCTGAACCTCGATGCGGCGACCAGGATCGTGGCGCTGCAGGACGAGCTGCGAGCGGCCCGTGCGCGCATCGCGGAGCTGGAGGCGGAGGTCGGACGGCGCAACGGCGACGGCCCCGACCGCTGA
- a CDS encoding dihydrofolate reductase family protein, with product MIRPHVVAHVAITLDGATTGFAPAVVRFYELAATWAEDVTLAGADTILAQEPALREAPRRPAPAGAPLLAVVDSRARVREWEALGAVGHWSGVLALRAAATPPRPQQAVPELVAGAERVDLAAALAVLGQRHGARVVRVDSGGGLIGALLRDNLLDELSLLVHPRLAGPGQQAWHGAQGRAGAFELVAAEALEQGLVWLRYRVP from the coding sequence ATGATCCGACCCCACGTGGTCGCTCATGTCGCGATCACCCTCGACGGTGCCACCACGGGCTTCGCCCCGGCCGTCGTCCGCTTCTACGAGCTGGCCGCCACATGGGCCGAGGACGTCACGTTGGCGGGCGCCGACACGATCCTCGCCCAGGAACCGGCTCTGCGGGAGGCGCCGCGCAGGCCCGCCCCCGCCGGTGCCCCGCTGCTCGCGGTGGTCGACAGCAGGGCGCGCGTGCGGGAATGGGAGGCCCTGGGCGCCGTCGGCCACTGGTCGGGGGTCCTCGCCCTCCGCGCCGCGGCCACGCCGCCGCGCCCGCAGCAGGCGGTCCCCGAGCTGGTCGCGGGCGCCGAGCGGGTCGACCTCGCAGCGGCGCTGGCCGTGCTCGGGCAACGCCACGGCGCCCGCGTCGTGCGGGTCGACAGCGGTGGCGGGCTGATCGGCGCCCTGCTCCGGGACAACCTGCTGGACGAGCTGAGCCTGCTCGTCCATCCCCGGCTCGCCGGGCCCGGCCAACAGGCCTGGCACGGCGCGCAGGGGCGGGCGGGCGCGTTCGAGCTGGTCGCCGCCGAAGCGCTGGAGCAGGGGCTCGTCTGGCTGCGCTACCGGGTCCCGTGA
- a CDS encoding Hsp20/alpha crystallin family protein: MLMRTDPFRELDRLTQQVFGNAPGTWSRPTAMPMDAFRDGDHFVVCFDLPGVPADAIELDVERNVLTVKAERRPFSGEHVEMQVAERPLGVFSRQLFLGDTLDTDHIDASYDAGVLTLRIPIAEKAKPRRISIAGTGSEPRQIDA; encoded by the coding sequence ATGCTGATGCGCACCGACCCGTTCCGCGAGCTGGACCGGCTCACCCAGCAGGTGTTCGGCAACGCCCCCGGCACCTGGTCGCGACCCACCGCCATGCCGATGGACGCCTTCCGGGACGGTGACCACTTCGTCGTCTGCTTCGACCTGCCCGGCGTGCCCGCCGACGCGATCGAGCTGGACGTCGAGCGCAACGTGCTCACCGTCAAGGCGGAGCGGCGCCCGTTCTCGGGTGAGCACGTGGAGATGCAGGTGGCCGAGCGGCCGCTCGGGGTCTTCTCCCGCCAGCTGTTCCTGGGCGACACCCTCGACACCGACCACATCGACGCCTCGTACGACGCAGGCGTGCTGACGCTGCGGATCCCGATCGCCGAGAAGGCGAAGCCGCGCCGGATCTCCATCGCCGGCACGGGCAGCGAACCCAGGCAGATCGACGCCTGA
- a CDS encoding TAXI family TRAP transporter solute-binding subunit produces MTPVSTTVSRRTLLRGLLAAPLVAGCAGGTTQPVALAAGEPGGFYVEFGELLAAALGAAGLPTSVVTTGGSVENIEQLRDGVAALGLALTDIALAARNGEEPFGAPVPLQAIGRVYENYMQLVVRAEDPATGTADLAGRPVSLGAVGSGAAVFGDRLLTAAGIAADVTRRPLRDAVAALESGSADALLWSGGVPTPALAELAARRPVRLLPLAEHLPQLRSRHGSVYGPATVPADAYGPAGPVPTVGVANLLVCTSALPDETAAAVARTLVAAAPDLVPESALGTQYLDQRSLIGTGEIPLHPGAAAEYRTLHG; encoded by the coding sequence ATGACCCCGGTCTCGACAACGGTCTCGCGCCGGACCCTGCTGCGCGGTCTGCTCGCGGCCCCGCTGGTCGCAGGCTGCGCGGGCGGGACGACGCAACCCGTCGCGCTGGCCGCGGGCGAGCCAGGCGGGTTCTACGTCGAGTTCGGTGAGTTGCTCGCCGCGGCGCTCGGGGCGGCGGGCCTGCCCACCTCGGTGGTGACCACCGGGGGCAGCGTGGAGAACATCGAGCAGCTCCGCGACGGCGTGGCCGCGCTCGGGCTCGCGCTGACCGACATCGCGCTCGCTGCCCGCAACGGGGAGGAGCCGTTCGGCGCCCCGGTGCCGCTGCAGGCGATCGGCCGCGTCTACGAGAACTACATGCAACTGGTGGTGCGCGCCGAGGACCCGGCGACCGGCACCGCGGACCTGGCAGGCCGCCCGGTCTCGCTCGGCGCCGTCGGCTCCGGCGCCGCCGTGTTCGGGGACAGGTTGCTCACCGCCGCAGGCATCGCCGCGGACGTGACCCGCCGCCCGCTGCGCGACGCCGTCGCCGCGCTCGAGTCCGGGTCCGCCGACGCCCTCCTGTGGTCGGGCGGGGTGCCCACGCCCGCGCTCGCCGAGCTCGCGGCCCGCCGCCCGGTCCGGCTGCTGCCGCTCGCCGAGCACCTGCCGCAGCTGCGGTCCCGCCACGGCAGCGTCTACGGGCCGGCCACCGTGCCCGCCGACGCGTACGGACCTGCCGGGCCGGTGCCGACGGTCGGTGTCGCGAACCTGCTGGTCTGCACCTCCGCCCTGCCCGACGAGACGGCAGCCGCGGTGGCGCGCACCCTCGTGGCCGCCGCGCCCGACCTGGTGCCGGAATCGGCGCTGGGCACCCAGTACCTCGACCAGCGCTCGCTCATCGGGACCGGCGAGATCCCGCTGCACCCCGGTGCCGCGGCCGAATATCGCACCCTCCACGGCTGA
- a CDS encoding cytochrome P450 has protein sequence MTSMRGDGRAPVREAVAPTRASVGDTLRIAANVLTPLVARGVIIRRPRVVAAAERMDADRRLVRTMQRLHARYGSAPLRLRVPGRSVVLVLDPADVEDVLHRSPDPFAATTPEKRGALGHFQPRGVLISRGEDRTDRRRFTESVLEPERPVHHLAVPMVGVVRQEAADLLAEVERTGVLGWDRFVEAWFRVVRRVVLGDSAGDDTEVTALLARLRGAANWSRVHPGHPRLRAEFLDRVRERLSRAEPGSLAAVITETLTTPRTHAAEQVAHWLFAFDAGGMSGFRALALLATHAAEREAVQAELAGRDLTDPQDLPALRAAVLEAVRLWPTTPAILRETTAGTELGGRTIPARSLVLVLAPFFHRDDQRLPEADRFAPHLWRDGTPPAGLVPFSAGPVICPGRSLVLFLAGSFLAAVLEHHDVRLASGASLGPDRPLPGTLDPFHLRFTVTAR, from the coding sequence ATGACGAGCATGCGCGGCGACGGACGGGCTCCGGTGCGGGAGGCGGTGGCGCCCACGCGGGCGTCGGTCGGGGACACGCTGCGGATCGCGGCGAACGTGCTCACACCACTCGTCGCCCGCGGCGTGATCATCCGGCGACCCCGGGTGGTGGCGGCGGCCGAGCGGATGGATGCCGATCGCCGCCTCGTCCGCACGATGCAGCGGCTGCACGCGCGGTACGGATCGGCCCCCCTGCGGCTGCGGGTTCCGGGGCGCTCGGTCGTGCTGGTGCTCGACCCGGCCGACGTCGAGGACGTCCTGCACCGCTCGCCCGATCCGTTCGCGGCCACCACGCCGGAGAAGCGGGGCGCGCTGGGTCACTTCCAGCCGCGCGGTGTGCTGATCTCGCGCGGCGAGGACCGGACCGACCGGCGCCGCTTCACCGAATCCGTCCTGGAGCCCGAACGCCCCGTGCACCACCTCGCGGTGCCGATGGTCGGTGTGGTGCGGCAGGAAGCCGCCGACCTGCTCGCGGAGGTCGAACGCACCGGCGTGCTGGGGTGGGACCGGTTCGTCGAGGCGTGGTTCCGCGTCGTGCGGCGCGTGGTGCTCGGCGACTCCGCCGGCGACGACACCGAGGTCACCGCCCTGCTCGCCCGGCTGCGCGGCGCGGCCAACTGGTCGCGGGTGCACCCGGGCCACCCGCGCCTGCGCGCCGAGTTCCTCGACCGGGTGCGGGAGCGGCTGTCCCGGGCCGAACCGGGCAGCCTCGCCGCCGTCATCACCGAGACACTCACGACGCCGCGGACCCACGCGGCGGAACAGGTGGCCCACTGGCTGTTCGCCTTCGACGCGGGCGGGATGTCCGGCTTCCGCGCGCTCGCGCTGCTCGCCACGCACGCGGCCGAGCGAGAGGCCGTGCAGGCAGAGCTGGCGGGCCGCGACCTCACCGATCCGCAGGACCTCCCCGCCCTGCGGGCCGCCGTGCTCGAGGCCGTCCGGCTCTGGCCGACGACGCCCGCGATCCTGCGCGAGACCACCGCAGGCACCGAGCTGGGCGGCCGGACGATCCCGGCCCGCTCGCTGGTGCTGGTGCTCGCCCCGTTCTTCCACCGCGACGACCAGCGCCTCCCCGAGGCGGACCGGTTCGCCCCGCACCTGTGGCGGGACGGCACCCCGCCCGCGGGTCTCGTGCCGTTCAGCGCGGGGCCGGTGATCTGCCCCGGCCGCAGCCTCGTGCTGTTCCTCGCGGGCTCCTTCCTGGCGGCCGTGCTGGAGCACCACGACGTCCGGCTCGCCTCCGGGGCCTCGCTCGGGCCGGACCGGCCCTTGCCGGGCACGCTCGACCCGTTCCACCTGCGGTTCACCGTGACCGCACGGTGA
- a CDS encoding Nramp family divalent metal transporter, producing MSTSDTTVARPPVGFGAKVKQVGPGLLAAAAGVGAGDLVATMVAGARFGTVLLWAAVLGAILKLALAEGVGRWHLASGSTLLDGWRRLGRWATVFFGVYIVIWGFVYGATAMSAVGLPLNALFGGLDVRYWAMIAGVVGLVLVWLQRYEIFEKFITVLVLIKFVSVVSVAFLVAPDLLDLAGGLVPRLPDGSVVYVLGLIGGVGGTITMAAYGYWMIAKGWKGTGWLSMMRLDNAVGYTMTAIFVIAMLIVGANLLLGQDLTENDRGLLVLGTELGTRYGDWARILFLVGFLAVTTTSLLGVWNGVSLLFSDWTRTIRLPHGAEAEVGAESLRTERSTTTETGYEARAAERSLPFRAYLIWLTIPPMGLLFFDRPFALTLVYGVLGAAFMPFLGITLMLLLNSKRIAADGRSGLLSNILLGMASALFVVLLVADIWNRIS from the coding sequence ATGAGCACGTCTGACACCACGGTGGCGAGGCCACCCGTCGGATTCGGAGCGAAGGTCAAGCAGGTCGGGCCGGGGTTGCTCGCCGCGGCCGCGGGCGTCGGCGCAGGCGACCTCGTCGCCACGATGGTGGCGGGCGCCCGGTTCGGCACCGTGCTGCTGTGGGCGGCGGTCCTGGGCGCGATCCTCAAGCTGGCACTCGCCGAGGGCGTGGGCCGGTGGCACCTCGCGTCCGGCTCCACCCTGCTGGACGGCTGGCGCAGGCTGGGTCGCTGGGCCACCGTCTTCTTCGGCGTCTACATCGTGATCTGGGGCTTCGTGTACGGGGCCACCGCGATGTCGGCGGTGGGGCTGCCCCTGAACGCGCTGTTCGGCGGCCTCGACGTCCGGTACTGGGCCATGATCGCCGGCGTCGTGGGGCTCGTGCTGGTGTGGCTGCAGCGCTACGAGATCTTCGAGAAGTTCATCACCGTCCTGGTGCTGATCAAGTTCGTGTCGGTGGTCTCCGTGGCCTTCCTCGTGGCGCCCGACCTCCTGGACCTGGCCGGCGGCCTCGTCCCCCGGCTGCCGGACGGCTCGGTGGTCTACGTGCTCGGCCTCATCGGCGGCGTCGGCGGCACGATCACGATGGCCGCGTACGGCTACTGGATGATCGCGAAGGGCTGGAAGGGCACCGGCTGGCTGTCGATGATGCGGCTCGACAACGCCGTCGGCTACACCATGACCGCGATCTTCGTGATCGCGATGCTCATCGTCGGCGCCAACCTGCTGCTCGGCCAGGACCTCACCGAGAACGACCGGGGCCTGCTCGTCCTCGGCACCGAGCTCGGAACCCGATACGGCGACTGGGCGCGGATCCTGTTCCTCGTCGGCTTCCTCGCGGTGACCACCACGTCGCTGCTGGGCGTGTGGAACGGCGTCAGCCTGCTGTTCTCGGACTGGACGCGCACGATCCGGCTGCCGCACGGCGCGGAGGCCGAGGTGGGGGCCGAGTCGCTGCGCACGGAGCGGTCTACCACCACCGAGACGGGCTACGAGGCCAGGGCGGCCGAACGCAGCCTGCCGTTCCGGGCGTACCTGATCTGGCTGACGATCCCGCCGATGGGGCTGCTGTTCTTCGACCGCCCGTTCGCGCTCACGCTGGTCTACGGCGTGCTCGGGGCAGCCTTCATGCCGTTCCTCGGGATCACGCTGATGCTCCTGCTGAACTCGAAGCGGATCGCGGCGGACGGCCGGTCGGGCTTGCTGTCGAACATCCTGCTCGGGATGGCGTCGGCGCTGTTCGTCGTACTGCTGGTGGCGGACATCTGGAACCGGATCTCCTGA
- a CDS encoding SRPBCC family protein, which yields MKIQRIAAEATTEAAPDEVWALLSDRSTWPSWSPLGSHSSERPGEGGAPDGLGGIAQFVTGRHCVREEIVEREPPRRLSYTLLSGLPLRDYRAVVELTPAGTGTRIRWSASFLPGRPGTGWIYRLALTRIFRGMVTGLATAALARR from the coding sequence ATGAAGATCCAGCGCATCGCCGCAGAGGCCACCACGGAGGCCGCGCCCGACGAGGTCTGGGCGTTGCTCTCCGACCGGTCCACGTGGCCGAGCTGGTCGCCGCTCGGGTCGCACTCCAGCGAGCGGCCCGGCGAGGGTGGCGCCCCGGACGGGCTCGGTGGCATCGCGCAGTTCGTCACCGGTCGCCACTGCGTCCGGGAGGAGATCGTGGAGCGGGAGCCTCCCCGCCGGCTCAGCTACACCCTGCTCTCCGGGCTGCCGCTGCGCGACTACCGGGCCGTCGTCGAGCTGACCCCGGCCGGGACGGGCACGCGCATCCGGTGGAGCGCGTCGTTCCTCCCGGGGCGCCCCGGCACGGGCTGGATCTACCGGCTCGCGCTGACCCGGATCTTCCGCGGCATGGTCACCGGGCTCGCGACAGCGGCGCTGGCCCGGCGTTGA
- a CDS encoding NfeD family protein has translation MAVDMWVIWVIAAVGLIVLEIFTLTAAVGILGGAALITALAAALGLPVPVQLVVFSGAAVAGVGLLGPVARRHLTGPRGGTAFGLDALVGKPGYVIQEVTGRDGRVRIGGEEWTARAMDDSVVIPTGTTVDVLQIDGATAVVYPRE, from the coding sequence ATGGCCGTGGACATGTGGGTCATCTGGGTGATCGCTGCAGTGGGTCTCATCGTCCTGGAGATCTTCACGCTCACCGCTGCGGTGGGAATCCTCGGTGGTGCGGCCTTGATCACGGCGCTGGCCGCGGCGCTCGGGTTGCCGGTGCCGGTGCAGCTGGTCGTGTTCTCCGGCGCCGCCGTTGCCGGGGTCGGGTTGCTCGGCCCGGTCGCGCGACGCCATCTGACGGGGCCCCGCGGTGGCACCGCGTTCGGGCTGGACGCGCTGGTCGGCAAGCCGGGGTACGTCATCCAGGAGGTCACCGGGCGGGACGGGCGCGTCCGGATCGGCGGCGAGGAGTGGACCGCGCGGGCGATGGACGACTCCGTCGTCATCCCGACCGGCACCACGGTCGACGTCCTCCAGATCGACGGCGCCACCGCCGTCGTCTACCCCAGGGAGTGA